A genome region from Columba livia isolate bColLiv1 breed racing homer chromosome 2, bColLiv1.pat.W.v2, whole genome shotgun sequence includes the following:
- the LOC135578865 gene encoding feather keratin 4-like has product MACYNACRSWGPTPLANSCNEPCSLQCQDSRVVIQPPAVLVTLPGPILTSHPQSTAVGSSSSAAVGNELSAQGVAINSGAFGYGNGYGFGGLGCFGGRRAGYIC; this is encoded by the coding sequence atggcCTGCTACAACGCCTGCCGCTCCTGGGGACccaccccgctggccaacagctgcaacgagccctgttccctgcagtgccaggactcccgcGTCGTCATCCAGCCTCCCGCCGTGCTGGTCACCCTGCCAGgacccatcctcacctcccacccccagagcaccgCCGTCGGATCCTCCTCATCGGCTGCCGTGGGCAACGAACTCAGTGCCCAGGGAGTTGCCATCAACTCCGGGGCCTTCGGCTACGGCAACGGCTATGGCTTTGgaggcctgggctgctttggcggCAGAAGGGCTGGATACATCTGCTAA